Part of the Arachis hypogaea cultivar Tifrunner chromosome 6, arahy.Tifrunner.gnm2.J5K5, whole genome shotgun sequence genome, TTGTTTGAGTGTATTTTAGGTGTCATGGAGGATACCACAAATTTGGTAGTGTATCGCAACGGTGAGATTATATGAAATACTCATGAGGGAGTAAGGTTTGTGTGTCAGAATCCATTTTTGTTTGTGGTTTCATGTACTATGACGCTCATGGAACTTTAGAACAGTCTCAGTCAAAGCATGGAGAACGGTATGTTGAGGAGAGTGAGTAGTATTTTGTACCAGAATTCCGTTATAGTTTTTGATGATCGAATACAGTTTGACATTATGCCGATCATTGACGAAGCGAGTATGCAGAATATATTCCAAATTTATCAGCAGACTCAGGTGCGACAACCACAGATTGAGTTGTGTGTTAAGTTTGAGAATGTAAAGGCAGATGTGATTCAAAATGATTCAGATATAGAGGATGATAGAGCTGCAGTGTACGAAGGAATGAACGATGACAACGAAGAGGACTACGAAGCCACTTATGAAGCCTGCGACGAAGATGAGGATGGTGGCGTGGGAGTTGAGCCAGCAACGAAGAATGTAGTGGTTCCTCCCGCAGTTAGTCAACCGATGGACGTTCCGCCTTTTATGCGTAACTTGGACCTTAACGCCATGCATGCACCGAAATTTCCCAAATATGCAAATATAGGTATGTGGTGAGTGAATAATACGTTTGTCTTCATTTATATTTTGGATGGATCAATTAGTAACAATTTCTGTTTTGTGTAGGTATTGCTGATCTTGAAGACGGGGAGTTTAGGATCGGAATAGAATATAGCTCTAGAAAGTCTGTCGTCGCAACAATAAGAAGGTACACTATCTCTAAAGGAGTCGATTATAATGTTTACGAGTTTGAGCCATAGACGTTCTATGCGAAATGCAAGACGTATGGGCGTGGGTGCGACTGGCTTATCCGAGCCAGCTTGATACAGAAAAAATGTTGTTGGGAGATACGTAGATACAACGGTAGGCACACGTACACCATGGGAACGATTTCACAGGATCATTCCAAGTTTGACTTGGACACAGTTGCTGAGGCTATACGGCTATTGGTTGAGACCGACCCATCCATCAATGTCAAATCTATAATTGCGAAAGTCCAGTCAAGGTTTAATTATACCATCAGTTAtcgaaaggcttggttggcaaagcagaagtccATAGCCAAAGTTTTCGGTGGTTGGGAAGATTCTTACCAAGCTTTGCCATGGTTGCTCTTGGTCATGGTTCAGAAGATGCCTGGCTCAATTGTCCAAATAGAAACACGACCCCTATACAACGGGAGTGAGAAGGCGGACGGTGTCAGAATACTTCACCACGTATTttggagtttcaatccatgcatTAGGGCGTTCAAGCATTGTAATCCTCTAATTCAGGTTGATGGCACACACCTTTACGAAAAATACAAAAGTACACTTCTGGTTGctgttgcacaagatgggaaccaGAACAATGTGCCTATTGCTTTTTCTCTGGTGGAGGAGGAGACAGCTGATGCATGACACTTTTTTCTTAGGAATCTACGAAGACATGTTGTTAGAAGAGACGGTGTAGGTATGATCTCAGACCGACATGAGTCAATCTGAGCAGTAAATCATTCTAGAGGTGATTGGCAACCTCCAAGAGCATGGTGGATGTTTTGTATAAGGCACATCGGTAGCAATTTTTTAAGGGAATTTAAAGCCCCGCACTTGCAAAAATTTATTGTCAACATAGGGTATTGGTGCAGATTTTTGGAATATCCAccactgaaccggcaagtgcaccgggtcatccaagtaatacctcaggtaagtgagggtTGATCTTATGAGGATTGTTggactgagcaagcaatggttatcctgttggacttagtcaggcaaatagtaaaagagagttgttattattgttgttgtaaacgcataaaattaataaacaagcaagtaaagaaaagcaagtaaaggtttagtgaaaaacaatgatgagaaataagttaaggtctcggagatatttatctttccggattaaaacttcttactaactattttaacaatgaatgattcattctatggcaaaccataagtgattaaaccctaatcccttaacgatttaatctcctctaatcctcaTCAAACGCCACTCCCGTGGTCACTAatttataccacaaaggccctaatcaccccaATTTCGGCTGAATATATGTTGCTTATCCCCATCAGGTTGTGTGATTATCCGTCTAGGAGGAGTATTTTTGAACTGTagttcaagtgagataacttttccaagaatcacaagaacacatGTAAAAAAGGGTCATACTCCCATTCCAcccaattcataagattaagaatgaaaacaactccttagaattgaatcaaacatatattgaaatagaagaataataatcttaatccataaaaataaacagagctcctaaccttaaccagagGGTTTAGTTACTTataacttacagagaaaacaagTTTCTGAAAAAGTGTGAAAGGAAGAAGATCCTACACCTAAgtgattttttcttttaaatactaacctaataataaatgctagGCCTAAaggatattattttataaataaaaattataaaaaaatagaataaaaataagaagtGCTAAATCAACTTAGAGGCCCAAAGAGGTGTGAAACGGGCTGCTAGCTAGCGTtgtttgggtgttaaacgcccaaggaGGAAGCACATGTCTCTGGTTTGTGCCCCCAGCTGGTGTGAAACGCCGGGTGGGCGTTCAGCGCCGGGAGGTGCTGTCAacatttttctttcttgcttcaaGCTTCTCCAAACTGCTTCAAATTtcacctaaaatcacaaaaacacaaaaaaaaacttaaaataacaTCCAAAGGTGATTTTTGTACTAAAATCAAGTGAAAAtgaataaaatctaactaaaaataagataaaaataactagaaaaaagggtataagatgcttacgcatcacaacaccaaacttaaattgttgtttgtctTTAAGCAACCAAAAGCAATGCAATATCAAGAAGAGAAAATATACAAGACTTGAGTTGTCATTTAAGCTTAGGGCTAAGTACTGAATAGGGCTAATGACACTCTATTCCTGAAcagctttggcatctcactctcctttggaGCTCAGAAATATCAGTATCCTTCAGAACTAGAACTCGGATGGTATTATagattctcttcttttctttagtgctttgcaccttgactctaagtgttttgtcttcaagcttaacttgaaacaagagcaccacaagcacttaactggggaaccttttgggttcgaattttttcttgctttttctcCCAGACaatggtgctcagagccttaggcaAACTTTGCAATAGCAATGGGTCACGACTTTAAGTGCTTAGTcccaagggttacttgacaccatcacaccacaagcatatggttaggaaaaACTACTCTTTTAAGCTTTAGATCAATTTTGACCCTCATGACCATTGATACTCAAAACTttggacctttttcttttgatttttcctttcttttcaattctttttgctgctggttttgcttcaagaatcgatcttttcttatttcagagagtcaataatatttctctaggTTTCtgttcctcaagaaccaatatactcaactccaatatcaaatatgcgCATTTAATTCATACATTTAGAAATAGAGGtaaggccaccacatcaaagcaactagaataac contains:
- the LOC112698012 gene encoding uncharacterized protein produces the protein MGTISQDHSKFDLDTVAEAIRLLVETDPSINVKSIIAKVQSRFNYTISYRKAWLAKQKSIAKVFGGWEDSYQALPWLLLVMVQKMPGSIVQIETRPLYNGSEKADGVRILHHVFWSFNPCIRAFKHCNPLIQVDGTHLYEKYKSTLLVAVAQDGNQNNVPIAFSLVEEETADA